A genomic segment from Flavobacterium litorale encodes:
- a CDS encoding response regulator, which yields MKKVLHVLAIDDHVVVLEGYHAIFKTLNGKHDDLNFIKATDCKSAYELIENHKSEPFDIAVVDYSIPNYVEKELYSGADMAMLVRRVMPECKIMMMTMHKEVDIMTRILENIKPEGFINKSDCTTDELFEGFKVVLSGGNYYSKTVANFQKRLESGILLDEVDVRIIKLLAKGIKNKNLNKYIPLTVSGIEKRKYRIKRMLEIEGGDEELILEARNQGYL from the coding sequence TTGAAAAAAGTATTACATGTTCTAGCAATAGACGATCATGTTGTAGTCCTTGAGGGTTACCATGCTATTTTTAAAACGCTGAATGGAAAACATGACGATCTGAATTTTATAAAGGCTACTGATTGCAAGTCGGCTTATGAATTGATTGAAAACCACAAATCCGAGCCGTTTGATATAGCGGTGGTAGATTACAGCATACCCAATTACGTAGAGAAGGAGCTTTACTCAGGAGCCGATATGGCTATGCTGGTTAGGCGCGTTATGCCCGAATGCAAAATTATGATGATGACGATGCATAAGGAGGTGGATATTATGACGCGCATACTCGAAAATATTAAGCCCGAAGGTTTTATTAATAAAAGCGATTGTACTACCGATGAACTTTTTGAAGGGTTTAAGGTAGTGCTTAGCGGTGGCAATTACTACTCCAAAACAGTAGCTAATTTCCAAAAACGTTTAGAAAGTGGCATATTGCTGGATGAAGTAGATGTACGCATTATAAAATTACTTGCAAAAGGTATTAAAAACAAAAACCTTAATAAGTACATACCCCTTACTGTTAGTGGTATAGAAAAGCGCAAGTATAGAATAAAGCGGATGTTGGAAATAGAGGGTGGCGACGAAGAGTTAATACTGGAAGCCCGTAACCAAGGTTATTTATAA